A single genomic interval of Lathyrus oleraceus cultivar Zhongwan6 chromosome 7, CAAS_Psat_ZW6_1.0, whole genome shotgun sequence harbors:
- the LOC127105650 gene encoding nucleobase-ascorbate transporter 2, which translates to MADIKPEEISHSPMDQLQGLEYCIDSNPSWVETIVLGFQHYILALGTAVMIPSFLVPSMGGNDDDKVRVVQTLLFVEGINTLVQTLFGTRLPTVIGGSYAFMVPIVSIIRDPSLAMIEDPQLRFLSTMRAVQGALIVASSIQIILGFSQIWAICSRFFSPLGMVPVITLVGFGLFDRGFPVVGTCVEIGIPMLILFIIFSQYLKNFQTRHVPILERFALLISTTVIWAYAHLLTASGAYKHRPDLTQHNCRTDRANLISSAPWIKIPYPLEWGAPTFDAGHSFGMMAAVLVSLIESTGAFKAASRLASATPPPAHVLSRGIGWQGIGILLNGLFGTLTGSTVSVENVGLLGSNRVGSRRVIQVSAGFMIFFSMLGKFGALFASIPFPIFAAIYCVLFGLVASVGLSFLQFTNMNSMRNLFIVGVSLFLGLSIPEYFREFTIRALHGPAHTKAGWFNDFLNTIFYSSPTVALIIAVFLDNTLDYKDSAKDRGMPWWAKFRTFKADSRNEEFYSLPFNLNRFFPPS; encoded by the exons ATGGCTGATATAAAGCCTGAGGAGATAAGCCATTCACCAATGGATCAACTTCAAGGGTTAGAGTATTGTATAGATTCAAATCCATCTTGGG TGGAGACAATAGTTCTTGGTTTTCAGCATTATATTCTGGCCTTAGGAACTGCAGTTATGATTCCTTCATTTCTTGTGCCATCCATGGGTGGAAATGAT GATGATAAAGTAAGGGTGGTACAAACTTTACTTTTTGTTGAAGGAATTAATACACTTGTGCAAACACTGTTTGGGACAAGATTACCAACAGTTATTGGTGGATCATATGCGTTCATGGTCCCCATTGTATCCATTATTCGTGACCCTTCTTTAGCAATGATAGAGGACCCACAATTG AGATTTCTTAGCACAATGAGAGCAGTTCAAGGAGCACTAATTGTAGCATCAAGTATACAGATTATTTTGGGATTTAGTCAAATTTGGGCTATTTGTTCTAG ATTCTTCAGCCCACTTGGAATGGTTCCTGTAATTACATTAGTTGGTTTTGGATTATTTGACAGAGGCTTTCCTGTG GTGGGGACTTGTGTTGAAATTGGAATTCCTATGTTAATCTTGTTTATAATCTTCTCCCAG TACTTGAAAAACTTTCAGACAAGACATGTACCGATACTAGAGAGATTTGCGCTGCTTATATCGACCACGGTGATATGGGCATATGCACATCTATTGACAGCGAGTGGAGCATACAAACACCGGCCGGATTTAACGCAACATAATTGCAGGACGGATAGGGCTAATCTCATTTCTTCTGCTCCTTG GATAAAGATTCCATACCCTCTTGAGTGGGGTGCTCCTACATTTGATGCTGGCCATTCTTTTGGAATGATGGCTGCTGTTTTAGTCTCATTAATCGAG TCAACTGGAGCATTCAAGGCCGCATCGCGTCTAGCGAGTGCCACGCCACCTCCTGCTCATGTCCTGAGCCGCGGTATTGGTTGGCAGGGAATTGGAATCTTGTTGAACGGTCTATTCGGAACACTGACTGGTTCAACGGTTTCTGT AGAGAATGTAGGGCTTCTAGGAAGCAACCGTGTCGGAAGCCGAAGAGTCATTCAAGTTTCAGCTGGCTTTATGATATTCTTCTCAATGTTAG GTAAATTCGGAGCGTTATTTGCATCAATACCATTCCCTATTTTTGCTGCAATATACTGCGTTTTGTTTGGTCTTGTTG CTTCTGTAGGCCTATCATTTTTGCAATTCACCAACATGAATTCAATGAGGAACCTATTTATCGTCGGCGTATCCCTTTTCTTAGGCTTGTCTATTCCTGAATATTTCAGAGAATTCACTATCAGAGCCCTTCATGGTCCTGCTCATACCAAAGCTGGATGG TTCAATGACTTCCTGAATACCATCTTCTATTCTTCACCAACTGTTGCATTAATAATTGCTGTATTCTTGGACAACACTCTTGACTATAAGGACAGTGCCAAAGATAGAGGAATGCCATGGTGGGCTAAGTTTAGAACATTTAAAGCAGATAGTAGGAATGAAGAGTTCTACTCTCTTCCATTCAATCTCAACCGTTTCTTCCCTCCCTCATAA